Within the Girardinichthys multiradiatus isolate DD_20200921_A chromosome 12, DD_fGirMul_XY1, whole genome shotgun sequence genome, the region CCATCTCCCCAGGGGAAACGctattttaaaaatagaaacagcagcattagatggaaaaatgaagcaggAAAATGAGACAAGTCAGTAATATACATAAATTATGACGTCCAACCTTGGTGCGAATGCGAAGGTGAGTGTATGGGACAAACTCTAGTTGCTCATGATGGCTGTGTTCCTTCTCTTTCAAGAAGGTGTTCAACATGCACACGGCGACAGCAGGCAGGGCAACCACAAAGGAGAGGATCTTCCATGTTTTAGCTGATGAGAAATGGCATTTATGTCATAAACCAATGAAAACATGCTCACTGGACTTAAAAAAGAAGATTAAATACATCTGCACCAACTAACAGCGAGACCTGGAAATATCAGGGCCAGGAAAGCACAAAGTACATCACTAAACAAGTTATAATAGACAATATCAGCAGACAGATTGTGTCAGTTCATATCTTTGCTATTTGTATCACATTTCATACGTTGCCATTTTGTCCCAGCCTCCTTCCATTTTGTACTTCCACATTTGACTTCATTTGCCTATAATCATCAACGACACCTTCTCTGAGCTGGTCTGGAAATGTGCACTGATATTGCAAAATGCTGATACTAGTTTTCTTACAAGCTATTTTTGCTGCATTAACTATAAAGATTCTGAACTGTTTTACACATTCTTGTAAACAAACCATAAGAGATATTTAGCTCATTTTGAAAGATCATGAAAACCTGGAACAGCACAAATAGAGCACAGAGCTCATGATTGTGTTGTTATCAGATcataaaaatcaaacaataaaaaattatatttgtaaTACGTCAGGGATGGGGAAACTTCACAATATTCACATGTAGATTATTAAGCCTTTCAGTTTTACTAATTATAATCAGAGACAGGAAACAAATGTGTTCATTTAGACACGGTTTCTTTCAGGCAGTTTAGCTTTGAAGAAATGTCATGTATGGGCATATTAATATGCAGGAGCTGTATTCAACTAGCAGGAGGTTTtgcttttgtgtattttttaaagAGCAAACAATTGGGACAGCTCAGAAAGCGCCAACAACTGTCAAAATGTCTGCTGCAGAGTAAGCTTATCCTATACctgagaaacacacacacagacacacaccagtGGAGGTTCAGAAAAGGCCCCAAGTGTcccagaaacaaacaaatcccAGATCTGCAGCGATCTTCCAGTGATTTTGTATTAGGCGGAAAAAAAGCCAATAAAAAATTCGTGTATGCATCATTAGGCAGAGTTTATCTATTCAGGAGATTCTGTTTTCACGTCTGAATTTTGTCAGCCTTAAGCTGATGGATGGACTTATGGTCTGATCAGccaatcatttttatttattgggaGACGAATAAATGGGAGCCATTAATGGTTTAACATCCCACGCTTTATGGAACTGAAAAGGCTTTAAAACCCTTGGCCGTTTAAATTAAAGCTAAAACACTCGAGGTCATCTAAACTTAACGATCACAAGGACACATTTGggaccatatacaggtccttctcaaaatattagcatattgtgataaagttcattattttccatgtcatgatgaaaatttaacattcatatattttagattcattgcacactaactgaaatatttcaggtcttttattgtcttaatacggatgattgtggcatacagctcatgaaaacccaaaattcctatctcacaaaattagcatatttcatccgaccaataaaagaaaagtgtttttaatacaaaaaacgtcaaccttcaaataatcatgtacggttatgcactcaatacttggtcgggaatcctttggcagaaatgactgcttcaatgcggcgtggcatggaggcaatcagcctgcggcactgctgaggtcttatggaggcccaggatgcttcgatagcggcctttagctcatccagagtgttgggtcttgagtctctcaacgttctcttcacaatatcccacagattctctatggggttcaggtcaggagagttggcaggccaattgagcacagtgataccatggtcagtaaaccatttaccagtggttttggcactgtgagcaggtgccaggtcgtgctgaaaaatgaaatcttcatctccataaagcttttcagcagatggaagcatgaagtgctccaagatctcctgatagctagctgcattgaccctgcccttgataaaacacagtggaccaacaccagcagctgacacagcaccccagaccatcactgactgtgggtacttgacactggacttctggcattttggcatttccttctccccggtcttcctccagactctggcaccttgatttccgaatgacatgcagaatttgctttcatccgaaaaaagtactttgaccactgagcaacagtccagtgctgcttctctgtagcccaggtcaggcgcttctgccgctgtttctggttcaaaactggcttgacctggggaatgtagcccatttcctgcacacgcctgtgcacggtggctctggatgtttctactccagactcagtccactgcttccgcaggtcccccaaggtctggaattggcccttctccacaatcttcctcagggtccggtcacctcttctcgttgtgcagcgttttctgccacactttttccttcccacagacttcccactgaggtgccttgatacagcactctgggaacagcctattcattcagaaatgtatttctgtgtcttaccctcttgcttgagggtgtcaatagtggccttctggacagcagtcaggtcggcagtcttacccatgattggggttttgagtgatgaaccaggctgggagttttaaaggcctcaggaatcttttgcaggtgtttagagttaactcgttgattcagatgattaggttcatagctcgtttagagacctttttaatgatatgctaattttgtgagataggaattttgggttttcatgagctgtatgccaaaataatccttattaagacaataaaagacctgaaatatttcagttagtgtgcaatgaatctaaaatatatgaatgttaaattttcatcatgacattatggaaaataattaactttatcacaatatgctaatattttgagaaggacctgtagatgaagTACCAACAGATTCATCCAAATGGAGAAAGTGGACCCAGTTTCAACAAACATTTTGTgagtaaaacagatttttgtacTTATTTGGCCGCAGTCATTTTTCCAGGATGTGCCCTTGAATTAAGTTCTCATTCCCAAAGCTTGCGTACAGCTTTCCTGTTCACTCTTTAGTAGTGTGTTGGTATCTACGTTGTAGCTTGGCAATTATCTCCTCCTCCTACAATATGACTGAGCTCTCCTCTTCACACATTTTTTGGTTTCTTGCTTCACATGTGTATATGTCAGCCTGTATCTGTATAAATGATGCGACTTTCATATAGACTTGCACCGTAGACGTTTTAATGTGCCCGTTCCAGTCTCACGTCGATGGCAACATAACCAGAAACTAAACTGCTAACTTAACGATAAAGTCTGATTAccaacctttttcttttttaagtagCAATGTTTTCGAAGACGTCCAGGGAAGCTCAAGGATGAAGCTCGGCTGCTAAAGGAGCTAACGCTAACTCAGCAAGGTCACACTCCAAAGATAACCTGTTGTTCTAAAGCTCTGTTAGACTTCATTCATTCACTGGGACACAGTAAGGACTTATAATTACCTGACTGCTCGCCATGTCCACCGGCAGCGGCGGCAGCAGATAGCTGACGCCGGGTTTGGGTCAAAGAAGACCTCCACAACATCTGAGAGAAACGTCCGAAAGCCGCCATTTTCCCTACAGTAAGACCGGAGACCGGAAGCAGTAATTTGTAGAGCTTGAGTCACGTGAAAGCTCGACCGCTGAGATCTGGAGGTCTACTGCGCCACCATGCGAACACGTGAGCTTTGAATTGCTGCTCCTAAACAAAGACGGTGGAGCATTCTGCCTAACCACCATCTTTGCGCAGCACCTTATTTAGTGAAAACCAATGAACCATGAACATAAAACAGCACCAAGCAAGGTGGGGGCAGGCTGaagatttgggcttgttttgccaCCTAGGTGCATTGAAGTCATGTACTCCTTAACCATCAACTTTTCTGTCAACCAAAGTATTCAAATGTAAATGCATCtgctagttaaaaaaaacatggcccTGCCTTTGTTATAAAATAAGAACACCGAGGCTGAATCCCATCTCAGCCCTTACCCCTTAGCTCCCACCCCTGTTGTAGGACGTCACAAAGGTTTCCGTCAAATAAGAACAAATTATATCTCTTAAAAGTGGGCTGGAGTCTATCACCGTTAgcaaagataaaatattttccatttcaaaTATTATACCATGATTTGAGCCTTCAGAATGCAGTTTGATGCAGACCAATGTAATTTTACTcaatattattatatttaaaatagatTATCTTGAGAGCAAAACACAAGGGTGTTTGGAGATTGAAATACTCAAAGTCTGCTATTTTAAAAGGATCATATaccatatatttttattagtatACTGGCAATAGTcaataaaaaatcaaaatatattttaaatacattaatgtatatttatttttcacaatacTACATTTTGCattgtagttttgtttttcctgaacgtgcataaaaaataatgtatgCTGATGTCTGCTGTCTGACACATACGGGAATATTAGGACATGTATGTGTTCACTGTAGGGAGGACCATTGATGTATCCACTTCTTAAATGTCCCGTATTTCAGTGAAAACCTTTAACCACAACCTgtaattacaggggttggacaatgaaacagaaacacctgtcattttagtgtgggaggtttcattgctaaattggaccagcctggtagccagtcttcattgattgcacatttaagagcacaattttgctcaaaatattgaaatgcacacaacattatgggtgacataccagagctcaaaagaggacaaattgttggtgcacgtcttgctggcgcatctgtgaccaagacagcaagtctttgtgatgtatcaagagccacggtatcaagggtaatgtcagcataccaccaagaaggacaaattacatccaacaggattaactgtggtcgcaagaggaagctgtctgaaagggatgttcgggtgctaacccggattgtatccaaaaaacataaaaccacggctgcccaaatcacggcagaattaaatgtgcacctcaactctcctgtttccaccagaactgtccgtcgggagctccacagggtgaatatacacggccgggctgctatagccaaacctttggtcagtcatgccaatgccaaatgtcggtttcaatagtgtaaggagcgcaaatcttggactgtggacaatgtgaaacatgtattgttctctgatgagtccacctttactgttttccccacatccgggagagttacgttgtggagaagccccaaagaagcgtaccacccagactgttgcatgcccagagtgaagcatgggggtggatcagtgatggtttgggctgccatatcatggcattcccttggcccaatacttgtgctagatgggcacgtcactgccaaggactacggaaccattcttgaggaccatgtgcatccaatggttcaaacattgtatctggaaggtggtgccgtgtatcaggatgacaatgcaccaatacacacagcaagactggtgaaagattggtttgatgaacatgaaagtgaagttgaacatctcccatggcctgcacagtcaccaaatctaaatattattgagccactttggggtgttttggaggagcgagtcaggaaatgttttcctccaccagtaccacgtagtgacctggccacaatcaaagaatggcttaaaatccctctgaccactgtgcaggacttgtatatgtcattcccaagacgaattgatgctgtattggccacaaaaggaggccctacaccatactaataaattattgtggtctaaaaccaggtgtttcagtctcattgtccaacccctgtgtatatatatatatatatatatatatatatatatatatatatatatatatatatatatatatatatatatacacactgctcaaaaaaataaagggaacgcttaaacaacacaatataactccaagtaaatcaaacttctgtgaaatcaaattgtccacttaggaagcaacactgattgacaatcaatttcacatgtttttgtccaaatggaatagacaacagggggaaatctttggcaattagcaacacacactcaataaaggagtggtcctgcaggtggggaccacagaccacttctcagtacctatgctttctggctgatgttttggtcacttttgaatgttggtggtgctttcacactcgtggtagcatgagacggactctacaacccacacaagtggctcaggtagtgcagctcatccaggatggcacatcaatgcgagctgtggcaagaaggtttgctgtgtctgtcatcgtagtgtccagagcctggaggtgctaccaggagacaggccagtacaccaggagacgtggaggaggccgtaggagggtaacaacccagcagcaggaccgctacccccgcctttgtgcaaggaggaacaggaggagcactgctagAGCCCtgtaaaatgacctccagcaggccacaaatgtgcatgtgtctgcacaaacggttagaaaccaactacatgaggatggtatgagggaacgacgtccacaaatgggggttgtgctcacagcccaacaccaagagttggcggatgctttagtccaggtctgggaagaGATtactcaggagaccatctgccgtctcatcaggagcatgcccaggtgttgtagggaggtcatacagacacgtggaggcaacacacaatactgagcctcaatttgacttgttttaagaacattacatcaaagttggatcagcttgtagtgtgttttttcactttaatttgtgtgggactccaaatccaggcctccattggttaataaatttgatttccattaatgatttttgtgtaattttgcggaccatgtgcatccaatggttcaaacattgtatctggaaggcggtgccgtgtatcaggatgacaatgcaccaatacacacagcaagactggtgaaagattggtttgatgaacatgaaagtgaagttgaacatctcccatggcctgcacagtcaccaaatctaaatattattgagccactttggggtgttttggaggagcgagtcaggaaacgttttcctccaccagtaccacgtagtgacctggccactatcgaagaatggcttaaaatccctctgaccactgtgcagga harbors:
- the LOC124877273 gene encoding cytochrome c oxidase subunit 6A, mitochondrial; the encoded protein is MAAFGRFSQMLWRSSLTQTRRQLSAAAAAGGHGEQSAKTWKILSFVVALPAVAVCMLNTFLKEKEHSHHEQLEFVPYTHLRIRTKRFPWGDGNKTLFHNTHVNALPDGYEGHDE